One part of the Ursus arctos isolate Adak ecotype North America unplaced genomic scaffold, UrsArc2.0 scaffold_16, whole genome shotgun sequence genome encodes these proteins:
- the LOC125281413 gene encoding focal adhesion kinase 1-like isoform X2 has protein sequence MAAAYLDPNLNHTPNSSTKTHLGTGVECSPGAMERVLKVFHYFENSSEPATWASMIRHGDATDVRGSIQKIVDSHKVKHVACYGFRLSHLRSEEVHWLHLDMGVSNVREKYELAHPPEEWK, from the exons ATGGCAGCTGCTTACCTTGACCCAAACTTGAATCACACACCAAATTCGAGTACCAAAACTCACCTGGGTACCGGAGTGGAATGTTCCCCTGGGGCAATGGAGCGAGTGTTGAaggtctttcattattttgaaaacagcagTGAGCCAGCTACTTGGGCCAGTATGATCAGGCATGGAGATGCTACCGATGTCAGG GGGAGCATTCAGAAGATAGTGGACAGTCACAAAGTAAAGCACGTGGCCTGCTATGGATTTCGCCTCAGTCACCTGCGGTCAGAGGAGGTTCACTGGCTCCATTTGGATATGGGTGTCTCCAATGTGAGGGAGAAGTATGAACTTGCACACCCACCAGAGGAGTGGAAGTAA